One Plasmodium vinckei vinckei genome assembly, chromosome: PVVCY_09 genomic region harbors:
- a CDS encoding ubiquitin-like protein, putative codes for MLGPSSGKESQEKIIDYEKINLSEFNYVINNSDHSDEEEEDDDDYYISDNNYKNDIKTDNTTPNNNAKNESYMNSKGFFPDTNGKDSTTDHVIKQTEKESGECKENKQSDSKDIDETSRIEPTTSTDNNQNNLMNSDIVKDEKGGNSQGYNRDQPDLESYIYVRIKTNNSNNNVYKCKIEKNITIKKLKNSLKEIINDNNDYRIIYRGRLLKDMEVLSKYNIMFNDILYAIKLNKKRNENDIALDSGITSSQLSTIGDEYNDLGKMGQNDNISKLISSMFDNSDFLKSIMNSNKQLQKLREKNSELNHMLNDSQTLKQSFEMIKNPSLMKELMRNTDRAISNIEAIPGGFNTLRRMYHNIQEPMYASVEMPNEKNQNTIKEYDLNSSSPPTTEAFPNPWASKENNSQKNINMENSLNKYLLPDSNMFKDNEEIIPITKMGNKYKGAKGKVLPINNTNEKNGIANGKIPSSDLFRSNLFDMLLKYKNPVNGIGNNPNSTAPKSSLPTNNKKNNETNKNSENNPMNIFGSNGNFFDPNSMNSLLGNNSQMNSPLLNPNLFNSLMGQQSNNANANANANVLNMFSQMMSNLNKNINMNNNGNNANLGNEMLNSLNMLNFQNNRLNSLFNHGVNVPNKQVSNNDNNSASPIIKNININEEKKEENPSDDVQNHAEPQHADKSSEVDTKQQEDGNTDLNNEGKDKATTSNNLNKQDEQEHLIALYQEQLTSLELMGFTDTNKCIKSLVEAKGNIERAIDLLLSDINANRN; via the coding sequence ATGTTAGGACCATCGAGCGGTAAGGAATCGCAAGAGAAGATTATtgattatgaaaaaattaatctTAGTGAATTCAATTatgttataaataattcgGATCACTCCGATGAAGAGGAGGAGGATGATGatgattattatatatctgacaataattataaaaatgatataaaaacagATAATACCACcccaaataataatgcaaaaaatgaatcTTATATGAATTCAAAAGGGTTTTTTCCAGATACCAATGGAAAGGATAGCACTACTGATCATGTAATTAAACAAACTGAAAAGGAATCTGGAGAatgtaaagaaaataaacagAGCGATAGTAAAGACATTGATGAGACCTCGAGAATCGAGCCTACCACATCTACCGataataatcaaaataatttaatgaatAGTGATATTGTAAAGGATGAAAAGGGTGGGAATTCCCAAGGATATAACAGAGACCAACCTGATTTGGAAtcctatatatatgttcgaataaaaacaaataactctaataataatgtttataaatgtaaaattgaaaagaatataactataaaaaaattaaaaaatagtttaaaagaaataataaatgataataatgattatcgaattatatatagagGAAGATTGCTTAAAGATATGGAAgtattatcaaaatataatataatgtttaatgatatattatatgcaataaaattaaataaaaaaagaaatgaaaatgatattgCATTAGATTCTGGTATAACAAGTTCACAATTAAGTACTATAGGAGatgaatataatgattTAGGGAAAATGGGACagaatgataatatttcaaaattaatttCATCAATGTTTGATAATAGTGATTTTCTTAAATCAATAATGAATTCAAATAAACAACTTCAAAAattaagagaaaaaaattctgAACTAAATCATATGTTAAATGATTCACAAACTTTAAAACAATCTTTTGAAATGATTAAAAACCCATCACTTATGAAAGAACTTATGAGAAATACTGATCGAGCTATAAGTAATATTGAAGCTATACCAGGTGGTTTTAATACATTAAGAAGAATGTATCATAATATACAAGAACCTATGTATGCATCAGTTGAAATGcctaatgaaaaaaatcaaaacaCAATTAAAGAATATGATTTAAATTCTTCTTCTCCTCCTACTACAGAAGCATTTCCAAATCCATGGGCTtctaaagaaaataattcacaaaaaaatataaatatggaaaatagtttaaataaatatttactcCCAGATAGTAATATGTTTAAGgataatgaagaaattATTCCGATTACTAAAATgggaaataaatataagggAGCCAAGGGTAAGGTACTTCCAATTAACAatacaaatgaaaaaaatggaattgCTAATGGGAAAATCCCAAGTAGTGATCTTTTTCGAAGCAATCTTTTTGATATgctattaaaatataaaaatccTGTAAATGGAATTGGAAATAATCCAAATAGTACCGCCCCAAAAAGTTCATTACCaacaaacaataaaaaaaataatgaaactaataaaaattccGAAAATAATCCTATGAACATTTTTGGAAGTAATGGGAATTTTTTTGATCCTAATTCTATGAATAGCTTACTGGGAAATAATTCACAAATGAATAGCCCCCTTTTAAATCCTAACTTATTTAACAGTTTGATGGGTCAGCAATCGAATAATGCAAATGCAAACGCAAACGCAAATGTATTGAACATGTTTAGCCAAATGATgtcaaatttaaataaaaatataaacatgaataataatggaaataatgCTAATTTAGGAAATGAAATGTTAAATAGTTTGAATATGTTGAATTTCCAAAATAATAGATTgaattcattatttaatcaTGGTGTAAATGTACCGAATAAACAAGTTAGTAATAATGACAATAATTCTGCTAGTCcaatcataaaaaatattaatataaatgaggAAAAAAAGGAAGAAAATCCATCTGATGATGTACAAAATCATGCAGAACCTCAACATGCCGATAAAAGCAGTGAAGTAGACACGAAACAGCAGGAAGATGGTAACActgatttaaataatgaaggAAAAGATAAAGCTACCACTTCTAACAATTTGAATAAGCAAGATGAACAAGAACATCTTATTGCATTATATCAAGAACAATTAACTTCGTTAGAATTAATGGGATTTACAGACACAAACAAATGCATAAAATCACTGGTTGAAGCAAAAGGAAATATAGAAAGAGCTATCGATTTGCTCTTAAGTGATATAAATGCAAATAGAAACTAA
- a CDS encoding RNA-binding protein, putative, whose amino-acid sequence MEFSKVEANDNDELKKEELINNINSFFEKVHFDNSINKLDRLKIYSLSTETDSRKYSRQLQCDNTLGQQNENILEQQNEDRYVKLPPPPLPYINADEIINNCKFNNVLINKKRNNTDNNITNSAMYINNNWFKTNESKNGYINHDSVFATDTSNEIEKKLKSIAFIKNLNKYNYEFNENNILNKSNNIFKMGSEPKYNNINYNYEHISKSVDAIPFYNNSQEITKTFQPTNLSYTINEDVQKKSEKYLNQPNSSLNNLNEKNEICNNNFSELFTQNMKQNFNQKHEYIFNNNYDNVLYDNDEVNKELETGIQFNWKKDKTSIKENNINELNDGLNDDLNDYLENVVGQSYFYDLKKNKIVCIDEQEHDAIINFENDNNESSLSYNFSNNPTSQSFTHDNGHNNKHVQDADVKDININMDLLKTILSSEYKNMDNLLDQCNYDSHNSGNNTNLEMFASKQDVNNKIYDDQIFPKTKKSIIEQQYIENLIFNELIKYAEIEKDEVIESETPTINNEYNKFTSLNIRPNETNNDSIITLSNERDNKNGLDSEGENCNFFLEYNERNVRQTRFESSLRNDSEKVEWKNNEQFNIFSNINETNESNYYDMVKDKNYSYNSDVGNNMDSPEFYENIKKEWTKNIEEQVGEKSFICNNYINDINVEMGNDNIYIPENKVAKFTLIVNVPPNTTRKDLMAVFSKYGNVNLTMVVCDKQSRHPNKEWTATSGYAFVRFSTNIEAQRTLNAAISGHIRIKGSRVRATWAKKDSYSKKKKEFNLKIPCSVIITNAEGFICCICRNYLSYDPILFPCCYISSCSDCFQNYIIKEMNQQNIRCPNCSLFIIDPIIKLDQNSKGILTLLYKIYYNIKVKCVYDHCKWIGFHHQYFSHIFTCNFNTIQ is encoded by the coding sequence atggaGTTTTCAAAAGTAGAAGCAAATGATAATGATGAACtgaaaaaagaagaacttataaataatataaacagtttttttgaaaaagttcattttgataatagtataaataaattagatcgattaaaaatatatagtttaTCAACAGAGACAGATTCACGTAAGTACTCAAGACAATTACAATGTGATAATACTTTGGGacaacaaaatgaaaatattttagaaCAGCAAAATGAGGATAGGTATGTGAAACTGCCACCTCCTCCATTGccatatataaatgctgacgaaataataaacaattgtaaatttaataatgtattaataaataagaaaagaaacaatacagataataatataactaATTCAGCaatgtatataaacaataactggtttaaaacaaatgaatCTAAAAATGGCTATATCAATCATGATAGTGTATTTGCAACAGACACATCTAatgaaatagaaaaaaaattaaaaagcattgcatttattaaaaatttaaataaatataattacgaatttaatgaaaataatattcttaataaatcaaataatatatttaaaatgggTTCTGAaccaaaatataataatatcaattataattatgaacaTATTTCAAAAAGTGTAGATGCAATACCATTCTATAATAATTCACaagaaataacaaaaaCATTTCAGCCTActaatttatcatatacAATAAATGAGGatgttcaaaaaaaatctgAAAAATATCTAAACCAACCTAATTCCTCattaaacaatttaaatgaaaaaaatgaaatatgtaACAACAATTTTAGCGAGTTGTTTACCCAAAATATGAAACAAAATTTCAATCAAAAacatgaatatatttttaataataattatgacaATGTTTTATATGACAATGATGAGGTAAATAAAGAGTTAGAAACAGGTATTCAATTTAATTGgaaaaaagacaaaacATCAATAAAAGAGAATAACATAAACGAACTAAATGATGGCCTAAATGATGACCTAAATGATTATTTAGAAAATGTGGTAGGACaaagttatttttatgatttaaaaaaaaataaaattgtatgtATTGATGAACAAGAGCATGAtgctattattaattttgaaaatgataataatgaatcTAGTTtgtcatataattttagtaACAATCCTACGAGTCAAAGTTTTACTCATGATAATggtcataataataaacatgTTCAAGATGCAGATGTAAAggatataaacataaacaTGGATCTTTTGAAAACGATTTTATCATcggaatataaaaacatggACAACTTGCTTGACCAATGTAATTATGATTCACACAATTCTGGAAATAATACGAATCTAGAAATGTTTGCATCTAAACAAGATGTAaacaacaaaatatatgatgacCAAATATTTCcaaagacaaaaaaaagtattatagaacaacaatatatagaaaatttgATTTTCAATGaactaataaaatatgcagAAATAGAGAAAGACGAAGTAATTGAAAGTGAAACACCCACgattaataatgaatataataaatttacatCCTTAAATATAAGACCTAATGAAACAAACAATGATTCTATTATTACATTGTCAAACGAAAGAGATAACAAAAATGGGTTAGATAGTGAAGGAGAAAATTGcaacttttttttggaaTATAATGAAAGAAATGTTAGGCAAACCCGATTTGAAAGCAGCTTAAGAAATGACAGTGAAAAAGTAGAATGGAAAAACAATGaacaatttaatattttttctaatattaatgaaacaaatgaatcaaattattatgacaTGGtgaaagataaaaattattcttaTAATTCAGATGTAGGAAATAATATGGATAGTCCAgaattttatgaaaatataaaaaaagaatggacaaaaaatatagaagaaCAAGTTGGTGaaaaatcatttatatgcaataattatataaatgatataaatgtaGAAATGGGTAAtgacaatatatatatccctGAAAATAAAGTAGCCAAATTTACTTTAATAGTAAATGTTCCACCAAATACTACTCGAAAAGATTTAATGGCTGTTTTCAGTAAATATGGAAATGTAAATTTAACTATGGTTGTTTGTGACAAACAATCAAGACATCCTAATAAGGAATGGACTGCAACTTCTGGATATGCATTCGTTCGTTTTTCAACAAACATTGAAGCACAAAGAACATTAAATGCTGCAATCTCAGGACATATACGTATTAAAGGAAGTAGAGTTAGAGCTACTTGGGCAAAAAAAGATtcttattcaaaaaaaaaaaaagaatttaatttaaaaattccaTGTTCAGTAATTATTACTAATGCAGAAGGATTTATATGTTGTATTTGTAGAAATTATTTATCTTATGAccctattttatttccatgTTGTTATATATCTTCTTGTTCAGATTGTTTTCAAAATTAcattataaaagaaatgaatCAGCAAAATATTAGATGCCCTAATTGTTCATTATTCATTATAGATCCTATTATTAAACTTGACCAAAATTCAAAAGGCATTTTAACTTtactatataaaatatattataatattaaagtaaaatgtgtatatgACCATTGTAAGTGGATTGGTTTTCATCACCAATACTTTTctcatatatttacttGTAACTTTAACACAATTCagtaa
- a CDS encoding T-complex protein 1 subunit alpha, putative — MSLSIYGNRENGQDVRTANVTAVQALSNILKSSLGPQGLDKMLVDNIGDVTITNDGATILKQLEIQHPAAKILVNLSELQDQEVGDGTTSVVLLASELLRRGNELIKMDIHPTTVICGYKLAMKESVKYIKEKLSERVTNLGKDVITNIAKTTLSSKFISYESEYFAKMVANAIQSVKIINDSGKTKYPVSSVNIIKVHGLSSLDSKLIDGYAIMSGRASQAMPSAIKNAKIAFLDFPLKQYRLHLGVQVNINDPNELEKIRQREKDITKERVNKILESGANVILTTQGIDDMPLKYFVEAGAIAVRRVKKDDLKRIAKLTNGQIRLTLSSIDGTEKFEPASLGYCDEVYEEKVGDWDVMFFKGCRNSKSNTILLRGANDFVLDEMERSIHDALCSVSRALESNYVVVGGGCVEVALSVYLEDFAKTLGSREQLAIAEFAESLLVIPKILALNASYDSIDLVCKLRAYHTKSQVMNTDDPKDYRWYGLDLVNGKVANNLKNGVLEAMISKIKSIRFATEATITILRIDDLIKLVPEEPKQEEP, encoded by the exons ATGTCTTTGAGTATTTATGGAAATCGTGAAAATGGCCAAGATGTAAGAACAGCAAATG TGACTGCGGTTCAAGCtctttcaaatattttaaagtcAAGTCTAGGACCCCAAGGGTTAGATAAAATGTTAGTAGATAATATTGGTGATGTTACTATAACAAATGATGGAGctacaattttaaaacaattagAGATTCAACATCCAGCTGCAAAAATATTAGTAAATTTATCTGAATTACAAGATCAAGAAGTAGGGGATGGTACAACATCAGTAGTATTATTAGCATCTGAATTATTAAGAAGAGGAAATGAACtcataaaaatggatatcCACCCAACTACTGTTATTTGTGGTTATAAACTAGCCATGAAAGAAtctgtaaaatatataaaagaaaaattaagtGAAAGAGTCACAAATTTAGGAAAAGATGTTATTACAAATATTGCAAAAACAACTTTATCATCTAAATTTATTAGTTATGAATCAGAATATTTTGCTAAAATGGTTGCTAATGCTATCCAATcagtaaaaattattaacgATTCAggtaaaacaaaatatccTGTCTCATCagttaatataataaaagttcATGGTTTAAGTTCTTTAGATTCAAAATTAATAGATGGTTATGCAATTATGAGTGGAAGAGCTTCTCAAGCAATGCCCTCagctataaaaaatgcaaagaTTGCTTTCTTAGATTTTCcattaaaacaatatagATTACATCTAGGTGTTCaggtaaatataaatgatccaaatgaattagaaaaaatcagacaaagagaaaaagatataacaaaagaaagagttaataaaattttagaaTCAGGTGCAAATGTTATATTAACAACACAAGGAATAGATGATATGCcactaaaatattttgtagaAGCAGGAGCAATAGCAGTAAGAAGAGTAAAAAAAGATGATCTAAAAAGAATAGCCAAATTAACAAATGGCCAAATACGTTTAACATTATCATCTATTGATGGAACAGAAAAATTTGAACCCGCATCTTTAGGATATTGTGATGAGGtatatgaagaaaaagTTGGTGATTGGGAtgttatgttttttaaagGATGTCGAAATTCTAAATCTAatactatattattaagaGGTGCAAATGATTTTGTTTTAGATGAAATGGAAAGATCTATACATGATGCATTATGTTCAGTTAGTAGAGCATTAGAAAGTAATTATGTAGTTGTAGGAGGTGGATGTGTCGAAGTTGCATTATCTGTATATTTAGAAGATTTTGCAAAAACATTAGGTTCTAGAGAACAGCTAGCTATTGCAGAATTTGCAGAATCATTATTAGTAATACCTAAAATATTAGCATTAAATGCTTCTTATGATTCAATTGATTTAGTATGTAAATTAAGAGCATATCATACTAAATCTCAAGTTATGAATACTGATGATCCTAAAGATTATAGATGGTATGGTTTAGATCTAGTAAATGGAAAAGTtgcaaataatttaaaaaatggagtTTTAGAAGCTATGATtagcaaaataaaatcaatTAGATTTGCTACAGAGGCAACAATTACAATATTAAGAATCGATGATTTAATTAAGTTGGTTCCTGAAGAGCCTAAACAAGAAGAACCTTAA